The following coding sequences are from one Capsicum annuum cultivar UCD-10X-F1 chromosome 3, UCD10Xv1.1, whole genome shotgun sequence window:
- the LOC107862143 gene encoding NF-X1-type zinc finger protein NFXL1 produces the protein MSFPAQNNRRNNNNNSNHRPGRNNNNNNNSNPVQGGGARREWVARGSNVTNAVSFSPAPIAAVVIPGFGVDVSTSGGNGRENENVAVGQVNRNRNQGYVEPKFNRGVYGNQRRERGRGRGREGYNNYQENRVERAVRGRVNEERVKDPNLPQLVQEIEEKLLKGNVECMICYDMVRRSAAMWSCSSCYSIFHLSCIKKWARAPTSVDTSADKNQGFNWRCPGCQSVQLTSSRDIRYVCFCGKRQEPPSDLYLTPHSCGEPCGKKLEKELPGDGLSEEDLCPHVCVLQCHPGPCPPCKAFAPARSCPCGKEVITTRCSDRKSVLTCGQQCGKFLDCGRHRCEKTCHVGPCGHCQIVVNACCFCKKKTEAVLCGDMGVKGDIKMENGVFSCNSACENKLNCGNHICRELCHPGPCGDCALLPSKIKTCCCGKTRLEEERHSCLYPIPTCSKVCGKSLRCGVHLCEAVCHSGDCAPCLVPVTQRCRCGSTSRTVECYKTQSEDEKFTCDRPCGQKKNCGRHRCSERCCPLSNPKNSITDGWNPHFCSMPCEKKLRCGQHSCESLCHSGHCPPCLETIFTDLTCACGRTSIPPPLPCGTPLPSCQLPCSVSQPCGHPPTHSCHFGDCLPCAVPVAKECVGGHVILRNIPCGSKDIRCNKICGKTRQCGLHACARTCHPSPCDATAGPSNGSRASCGQTCGAPRRDCRHTCSALCHPFSPCPDVRCEFPVTITCSCGRITANVPCDAGGQVVDHVFEASIIQKLPSPLQPIETNGKKVPLGQRKLICDDECAKMEKKKVLSDAFGITPPNLEALHFGENAAVCEVLGDLLRRDAKWVLSIEERCKFLVLGRSRGGVNALKVHVFCPMSKEKRDAVRLIAARWKLSVNAAGWEPKRFIVIHVTPKSKAPTRILGAKGCTVNNIAQPAVFDTPVDMDPRLVVALFDLPRDADISALVLRFGGECELVWLNDKNALAVFSDPARAATAMRRLDQGSAYCGAAVVPQSGVASAGAAATNVWGVAGAVKDGGGVAALKGNPWKKAVVQEPHLRESPWDAEEWSKNPNDLAVAPSAWRVNEAPSTASSNRWSILEPEITSSLPRASITMKEPISLPEGSGSVPSPKSQHVGVGDMADVVDDWDKAYD, from the coding sequence ATGAGCTTTCCTGCACAAAACAATAGaaggaataacaacaacaacagtaatCATCGTCCTGgtagaaataacaataataataataatagtaatccTGTTCAAGGTGGTGGTGCTCGTCGTGAGTGGGTAGCTAGAGGATCTAATGTCACCAATGCTGTTTCATTTTCACCTGCCCCTATTGCCGCGGTAGTGATTCCGGGGTTTGGTGTGGATGTTTCAACTTCAGGGGGAAATGGAAGGGAAAATGAGAATGTGGCAGTTGGACAAGTTAATCGAAATAGGAATCAGGGTTATGTGGAACCGAAATTTAATAGGGGGGTGTATGGGAATCAGAGGAGGGAGAGGGGAAGGGGAAGGGGAAGAGAGGGTTATAATAATTATCAGGAGAATAGGGTGGAAAGGGCGGTTAGGGGGAGGGTTAATGAAGAAAGGGTGAAGGATCCTAATTTGCCTCAACTCGTGCAAGAAATTGAGGAGAAGTTGTTGAAGGGGAATGTTGAGTGTATGATATGTTATGATATGGTGAGGAGGTCTGCGGCTATGTGGTCGTGTTCGAGCTGTTACTCGATTTTTCATCTTAGTTGTATCAAGAAATGGGCAAGAGCTCCTACTTCTGTTGATACCTCTGCGGATAAGAATCAAGGGTTTAATTGGCGTTGCCCGGGATGTCAATCAGTTCAGCTTACTTCATCCAGGGACATCAGGTATGTTTGCTTTTGTGGGAAGAGGCAAGAACCTCCTTCAGATTTGTACTTGACTCCACATTCATGTGGTGAGCCTTGTGGCAAGAAGCTTGAGAAGGAGCTTCCAGGGGATGGTCTGAGTGAAGAGGATCTTTGCCCTCATGTTTGCGTCTTACAATGCCATCCTGGTCCTTGTCCACCTTGCAAGGCGTTTGCTCCAGCTAGAAGTTGTCCCTGCGGTAAGGAAGTTATTACCACTCGCTGCTCTGATAGGAAGTCCGTTCTTACCTGCGGACAGCAGTGTGGTAAGTTTCTTGACTGTGGGCGTCATCGGTGTGAAAAGACTTGCCATGTTGGTCCTTGTGGCCATTGTCAAATTGTTGTGAATGCCTGTTGCTTTTGTAAGAAGAAAACAGAGGCTGTTCTTTGTGGAGACATGGGTGTCAAGGGAGATATCAAGATGGAGAATGGCGTCTTTTCGTGCAATTCAGCTTGTGAAAATAAACTTAATTGCGGAAACCACATCTGTCGTGAGCTCTGCCATCCAGGGCCATGTGGGGACTGTGCCTTGTTGCCAAGCAAGATCAAGACGTGCTGTTGCGGTAAAACTAGATTGGAAGAAGAAAGGCACAGTTGTTTATATCCAATTCCAACCTGTTCCAAGGTCTGTGGTAAAAGCCTTCGGTGTGGGGTACATCTCTGTGAAGCTGTGTGTCATTCTGGGGACTGTGCACCATGTCTTGTTCCTGTGACTCAACGTTGCCGCTGTGGTTCAACTTCCCGAACAGTGGAGTGCTACAAAACACAGTCAGAAGATGAGAAGTTCACTTGTGATAGACCTTGTGGGCAGAAGAAGAATTGTGGAAGACATCGTTGTAGTGAGCGATGTTGCCCTCTTTCTAATCCAAAAAATTCCATCACTGATGGCTGGAATCCTCACTTTTGTTCAATGCCGTGTGAGAAGAAGCTTAGATGCGGGCAACATTCTTGCGAATCACTTTGTCACAGTGGTCACTGCCCTCCCTGCCTGGAGACAATTTTCACCGATTTGACTTGTGCTTGTGGGAGAACATCAATCCCTCCTCCGCTACCTTGTGGCACACCTCTTCCTTCTTGTCAGTTGCCATGTTCGGTTTCTCAGCCTTGTGGCCACCCACCTACTCACAGCTGCCATTTTGGAGACTGCTTGCCATGTGCTGTTCCTGTAGCAAAGGAATGCGTTGGTGGACATGTAATTTTGAGAAATATACCTTGCGGATCAAAGGACATCAGATGCAACAAGATTTGTGGGAAGACCAGGCAGTGTGGCTTGCATGCGTGTGCTAGAACTTGCCATCCTTCGCCATGTGATGCTACTGCCGGACCCAGCAACGGCTCCAGAGCCTCTTGTGGGCAGACGTGTGGTGCTCCTAGAAGAGATTGCAGGCACACATGTAGTGCTCTTTGTCACCCCTTTTCGCCATGTCCGGATGTTAGATGTGAGTTTCCAGTTACTATTACTTGTTCTTGTGGCCGGATCACAGCAAATGTTCCTTGTGATGCTGGAGGTCAGGTGGTTGATCATGTTTTTGAAGCTTCTATAATCCAAAAGTTGCCTTCACCTCTTCAACCTATTGAAACAAATGGGAAGAAGGTTCCTCTTGGTCAGAGGAAGCTCATTTGTGACGATGAGTGTGCAAAGATGGAGAAGAAAAAGGTTCTTTCTGATGCTTTTGGTATAACTCCCCCAAATTTGGAGGCCCTCCATTTTGGTGAGAATGCTGCTGTCTGTGAAGTGCTGGGGGATCTTCTTAGGCGTGACGCCAAGTGGGTTTTGTCTATAGAGGAGAGGTGCAAATTTTTGGTTCTAGGCAGGAGCAGAGGAGGAGTTAACGCACTCAAAGTTCATGTTTTTTGCCCAATGTCGAAGGAAAAGCGGGATGCAGTTAGACTGATAGCTGCAAGGTGGAAGCTTTCAGTAAATGCAGCTGGTTGGGAACCCAAGAGATTCATCGTTATTCACGTTACACCCAAGTCTAAAGCTCCAACTCGTATACTTGGTGCCAAAGGTTGTACTGTCAATAACATTGCTCAGCCTGCTGTTTTTGATACGCCGGTGGATATGGATCCAAGGCTTGTTGTGGCTTTGTTTGACTTGCCAAGAGATGCAGACATTAGTGCGTTAGTTCTCAGGTTTGGTGGTGAATGCGAGCTTGTCTGGTTGAATGACAAGAATGCCTTGGCTGTGTTCAGTGATCCTGCCCGAGCAGCAACAGCTATGAGAAGATTAGACCAGGGGTCAGCTTATTGTGGTGCTGCTGTGGTTCCTCAGAGTGGTGTTGCATCAGCAGGGGCAGCCGCTACTAATGTTTGGGGAGTTGCTGGAGCAGTCAAGGACGGGGGAGGAGTTGCAGCTCTCAAGGGTAATCCATGGAAGAAGGCTGTAGTCCAGGAGCCTCATTTGAGGGAGAGTCCATGGGATGCTGAAGAATGGTCCAAGAATCCAAATGATTTAGCAGTAGCCCCGTCCGCCTGGAGGGTGAATGAAGCTCCATCTACTGCCTCGTCTAATAGGTGGagtatcttagagcctgaaatcACTTCCAGTTTGCCCAGGGCGTCTATTACGATGAAGGAACCTATTTCTCTGCCAGAAGGGAGTGGTTCAGTTCCGTCTCCCAAATCTCAACATGTAGGGGTCGGTGATATGGCAGATGTAGTGGACGATTGGGACAAGGCTTACGATTGA